In Vespula vulgaris chromosome 7, iyVesVulg1.1, whole genome shotgun sequence, a single window of DNA contains:
- the LOC127065194 gene encoding DNA ligase 1 isoform X1 has translation MLKLITFYVRTFPLSTLLIPRFALERQVHRIILNSSFNCLYSNTSVKHAKELSSGKGKEKGKRKRQDSPNNKNSTRSPESITKNEDQEDANNSMQERKKNKKSNTPKKATKKSIKVKEQQLDSSAELESSIVQESTKSIKKNEKEENKVLGVFQLDNSKNNESYESSIDSSDEGDHEEKKNISGKKSDTESNTESSDSESEREVLKRSKITKKTNKKNNFFAPKENKSPKSNKEDNKTSTVDLYDPSAPKYHPINDACWKKGEMVPYIALTRTLELIEETSARLKIIDILSNYFRSVIVLSPNDLLPSIYLCLNQLAPAYEGIILGVAETNLLKAIAQCTGRTLAQLKVDVQNVGDIGIVAEGSRSNQRTMFQPAPLTVSRVYTTLKEIAQMIGHSSLSKKLDKIQTLFVACRFTEARYFIRSLAGKLRVGLAEQSLLQALALACTKTPPEQNYPFKTLNVSKNMSRENFKQKYDEIALVIKTTYCECPNYDLIIPVLLKEGVQSLPERCKITPGVPIKPMLAHPTKGVQEVLTRFEGLKFTCEWKYDGERAQIHLKDNGEISIYSRNQENNTSKYPDIIARFKNTRKDNVTNCILDCESVAWDKENKQILPFQVLSTRKRKDANEADIKVQVCVFMFDLLYLNNESLVQKPFLERRQLLKEYFMEVEGEWKFATNLDTSKIEEVQDFLEESVKGNCEGLMVKTLEKEATYEIAKRSRNWLKLKKDYLDGMGDTLDLVVIGGYIGKGKRTGTYGGFLLACYDKENEEYQSLCKIGTGFSEEDLQKHTQFFKEHLISQSKSYYRFDSSHEPDHWFEPIQVWEIKCADLSLSPVHRAAIGIVDSEKGISVRFPRFIRVRDDKNCEDATTAQQVAEMYNNQEQIKNKTTDAKTTEEDFY, from the exons atgttaaaattaataacattttatgtACGAACATTTCCTTTGTCTACCTTATTAATTCCACGTTTTGCTCTTGAACGTCAAGTGCATAGAATCATTTTGAACAGTAGTTTTAATTGTTTGTATAGTAATACTAGTGTCAAACATGCAAAAGAGTTAAGTtctggaaaaggaaaagaaaaaggaaaacgaaaacgacAAGACAGTccaaataacaaaaattcaactag ATCTCCTGAATCAATTACTAAAAATGAGGATCAAGAAGATGCAAATAATTcaa tgcaagaaagaaaaaaaaataaaaaatctaatacACCTAAAAAAGCTactaaaaaatcgataaaagtaaaagaacagCAATTAGATTCAAGTGCAGAGTTGGAATCAAGTATTGTGCAAGAATCCACAAaatctataaagaaaaatgagaaagaagaaaataaagttttagGAGTGTTTCAATTAGATAATTCTAAGAATAATGAAAGTTATGAATCT tCAATAGATAGTTCAGACGAAGGAgatcacgaagaaaaaaaaaatatttctggaAAAAAATCTGATACTGAATCAAATACTGAATCAAGTGATtcagaaagtgaaagagaagttTTGAAACGATCTAAAATTACCAAAAAAactaataagaagaataatttctttg CacctaaagaaaataaatctccCAAATCTAATAAGGAGGACAACAAAACATCTACTGTTGACCTTTACGATCCAAGTGCACCTAAGTATCATCCAATAAATGATGCTTGTTGGAAAAAAGGTGAAAT GGTACCATATATTGCATTAACTAGAACTTTGGAATTGATAGAAGAGACAAGTGccagattaaaaataattgacatATTATCAAATTACTTTCGTTCCGTTATAGTTTTAAGTCCAAACGATTTATTAccaagtatatatttatgtttgaaTCAATTAGCACCTGCATACGAAG GTATTATTCTAGGAGTGGCAGAAACGAATCTTTTGAAGGCAATAGCACAGTGTACTGGTCGAACACTGGCTCAATTAAAAGTAGATGTACAAAATGTTGGTGATATTGGCATTGTGGCTGAAGGAAGTCGTTCAAACCAGAGAACTATGTTCCAACCAGCACCACTTACAGTGTCGCGTGTATATACAACCTTGAAAGAAATCGCACAAATGATAGGTCATTCA tctctttccaagaaattagataaaattcaGACCCTTTTTGTTGCATGTCGTTTCACTGAAGCTAGATACTTTATTAGATCTTTAGCTGGCAAGTTACGAGTCGGTTTGGCAGAGCAATCTCTTTTGcag gCATTGGCATTAGCATGTACTAAGACACCACCTGAGCAGAATTATCCATTTAAAACTTTAAATGTCAGTAAAAATATGTCACgtgaaaatttcaaacaaaaatatgatgAAATTGCTCTTGTAATCAAAACTACCTACTG tGAATGTCCTAATTATGATCTAATCATACCAGTATTACTAAAAGAAGGGGTTCAGTCTCTACCAGAAAGATGTAAAATTACTCCAGGAGTACCTATTAAACCTATGCTGGCACATCCTACAAAGGGAGTCCAAGAAGTTTTAACGCGATTTGAAGGCTTAAAGTTTACATGCGAGTGGAAATACGACGGTGAAAGAGCACAG aTTCATCTGAAGGACAATGGTGAAATTAGTATTTACAGTagaaatcaagaaaataatacttccAAGTATCCTGATATAATTGCGCGTTTCAAAAATACACGAAAAGATAATGTTACTAATTGTATTCTCGACTGTGAATCAGTAGCCTGGGAtaaggaaaataaacaaattcttcCATTCCAAGTATTGAGTACCCGTAAACgcaaa gaTGCTAACGAAGCAGATATCAAAGTACAAGTCTGTGTATTTATGTTCgacttattatatttaaacaatgaaTCTCTCGTTCAAAAACCATTTTTAGAACGTCGTCagcttttaaaagaatatttcatggAAGTAGAGGGAGAATGGAAATTTGCTACAAACTTAGATACTTCAAAGATAGAAGAAGTTCAAGACTTTTTGGAAGAATCTGTAAAAg gaaaTTGTGAAGGGTTAATGGTTAaaacattagaaaaagaagcaacGTATGAAATTGCTAAACGGTCTCGAAATTGGTTGAAAttgaagaaagattatttagaTGGAATGGGTGATACATTAGATTTAGTAGTAATTGGTGGATATAttgggaaaggaaagagaactgGTACTTATGGAGGTTTTCTTTTGGCTTGctatgataaagaaaatgaggaGTATCAGAGTTTGTGTAAA attGGAACTGGATTTAGCGAAGAAGATCTTCAAAAGCATACgcaatttttcaaagaacatTTGATATCACAATCGAAGTCGTATTATCGTTTCGATTCAAGTCACGAACCGGATCATTGGTTCGAACCTATTCAAGTTTGGGAAATAAAATGTGCAGATCTTTCTTTGTCACCTGTCCATAGAGCTGCTATCGGAAtt gTCGATTCGGAAAAAGGCATATCAGTACGATTCCCACGATTTATACGTGTACGTGATGATAAGAATTGTGAAGATGCTACAACTGCACAGCAAGTGGCAGAGATGTACAACAACCAAgaacagataaaaaataaaacgacagATGCTAAAACAACAgaagaagatttttattaa
- the LOC127065194 gene encoding DNA ligase 1 isoform X3, with protein sequence MIQRSITSFFTKKNTDNSEDNLSVKHAKELSSGKGKEKGKRKRQDSPNNKNSTRSPESITKNEDQEDANNSMQERKKNKKSNTPKKATKKSIKVKEQQLDSSAELESSIVQESTKSIKKNEKEENKVLGVFQLDNSKNNESYESSIDSSDEGDHEEKKNISGKKSDTESNTESSDSESEREVLKRSKITKKTNKKNNFFAPKENKSPKSNKEDNKTSTVDLYDPSAPKYHPINDACWKKGEMVPYIALTRTLELIEETSARLKIIDILSNYFRSVIVLSPNDLLPSIYLCLNQLAPAYEGIILGVAETNLLKAIAQCTGRTLAQLKVDVQNVGDIGIVAEGSRSNQRTMFQPAPLTVSRVYTTLKEIAQMIGHSSLSKKLDKIQTLFVACRFTEARYFIRSLAGKLRVGLAEQSLLQALALACTKTPPEQNYPFKTLNVSKNMSRENFKQKYDEIALVIKTTYCECPNYDLIIPVLLKEGVQSLPERCKITPGVPIKPMLAHPTKGVQEVLTRFEGLKFTCEWKYDGERAQIHLKDNGEISIYSRNQENNTSKYPDIIARFKNTRKDNVTNCILDCESVAWDKENKQILPFQVLSTRKRKDANEADIKVQVCVFMFDLLYLNNESLVQKPFLERRQLLKEYFMEVEGEWKFATNLDTSKIEEVQDFLEESVKGNCEGLMVKTLEKEATYEIAKRSRNWLKLKKDYLDGMGDTLDLVVIGGYIGKGKRTGTYGGFLLACYDKENEEYQSLCKIGTGFSEEDLQKHTQFFKEHLISQSKSYYRFDSSHEPDHWFEPIQVWEIKCADLSLSPVHRAAIGIVDSEKGISVRFPRFIRVRDDKNCEDATTAQQVAEMYNNQEQIKNKTTDAKTTEEDFY encoded by the exons ATGATACAACGAAGCATAac atcattttttacaaaaaaaaatacagacaACAGTGAGGATAATTTAAG TGTCAAACATGCAAAAGAGTTAAGTtctggaaaaggaaaagaaaaaggaaaacgaaaacgacAAGACAGTccaaataacaaaaattcaactag ATCTCCTGAATCAATTACTAAAAATGAGGATCAAGAAGATGCAAATAATTcaa tgcaagaaagaaaaaaaaataaaaaatctaatacACCTAAAAAAGCTactaaaaaatcgataaaagtaaaagaacagCAATTAGATTCAAGTGCAGAGTTGGAATCAAGTATTGTGCAAGAATCCACAAaatctataaagaaaaatgagaaagaagaaaataaagttttagGAGTGTTTCAATTAGATAATTCTAAGAATAATGAAAGTTATGAATCT tCAATAGATAGTTCAGACGAAGGAgatcacgaagaaaaaaaaaatatttctggaAAAAAATCTGATACTGAATCAAATACTGAATCAAGTGATtcagaaagtgaaagagaagttTTGAAACGATCTAAAATTACCAAAAAAactaataagaagaataatttctttg CacctaaagaaaataaatctccCAAATCTAATAAGGAGGACAACAAAACATCTACTGTTGACCTTTACGATCCAAGTGCACCTAAGTATCATCCAATAAATGATGCTTGTTGGAAAAAAGGTGAAAT GGTACCATATATTGCATTAACTAGAACTTTGGAATTGATAGAAGAGACAAGTGccagattaaaaataattgacatATTATCAAATTACTTTCGTTCCGTTATAGTTTTAAGTCCAAACGATTTATTAccaagtatatatttatgtttgaaTCAATTAGCACCTGCATACGAAG GTATTATTCTAGGAGTGGCAGAAACGAATCTTTTGAAGGCAATAGCACAGTGTACTGGTCGAACACTGGCTCAATTAAAAGTAGATGTACAAAATGTTGGTGATATTGGCATTGTGGCTGAAGGAAGTCGTTCAAACCAGAGAACTATGTTCCAACCAGCACCACTTACAGTGTCGCGTGTATATACAACCTTGAAAGAAATCGCACAAATGATAGGTCATTCA tctctttccaagaaattagataaaattcaGACCCTTTTTGTTGCATGTCGTTTCACTGAAGCTAGATACTTTATTAGATCTTTAGCTGGCAAGTTACGAGTCGGTTTGGCAGAGCAATCTCTTTTGcag gCATTGGCATTAGCATGTACTAAGACACCACCTGAGCAGAATTATCCATTTAAAACTTTAAATGTCAGTAAAAATATGTCACgtgaaaatttcaaacaaaaatatgatgAAATTGCTCTTGTAATCAAAACTACCTACTG tGAATGTCCTAATTATGATCTAATCATACCAGTATTACTAAAAGAAGGGGTTCAGTCTCTACCAGAAAGATGTAAAATTACTCCAGGAGTACCTATTAAACCTATGCTGGCACATCCTACAAAGGGAGTCCAAGAAGTTTTAACGCGATTTGAAGGCTTAAAGTTTACATGCGAGTGGAAATACGACGGTGAAAGAGCACAG aTTCATCTGAAGGACAATGGTGAAATTAGTATTTACAGTagaaatcaagaaaataatacttccAAGTATCCTGATATAATTGCGCGTTTCAAAAATACACGAAAAGATAATGTTACTAATTGTATTCTCGACTGTGAATCAGTAGCCTGGGAtaaggaaaataaacaaattcttcCATTCCAAGTATTGAGTACCCGTAAACgcaaa gaTGCTAACGAAGCAGATATCAAAGTACAAGTCTGTGTATTTATGTTCgacttattatatttaaacaatgaaTCTCTCGTTCAAAAACCATTTTTAGAACGTCGTCagcttttaaaagaatatttcatggAAGTAGAGGGAGAATGGAAATTTGCTACAAACTTAGATACTTCAAAGATAGAAGAAGTTCAAGACTTTTTGGAAGAATCTGTAAAAg gaaaTTGTGAAGGGTTAATGGTTAaaacattagaaaaagaagcaacGTATGAAATTGCTAAACGGTCTCGAAATTGGTTGAAAttgaagaaagattatttagaTGGAATGGGTGATACATTAGATTTAGTAGTAATTGGTGGATATAttgggaaaggaaagagaactgGTACTTATGGAGGTTTTCTTTTGGCTTGctatgataaagaaaatgaggaGTATCAGAGTTTGTGTAAA attGGAACTGGATTTAGCGAAGAAGATCTTCAAAAGCATACgcaatttttcaaagaacatTTGATATCACAATCGAAGTCGTATTATCGTTTCGATTCAAGTCACGAACCGGATCATTGGTTCGAACCTATTCAAGTTTGGGAAATAAAATGTGCAGATCTTTCTTTGTCACCTGTCCATAGAGCTGCTATCGGAAtt gTCGATTCGGAAAAAGGCATATCAGTACGATTCCCACGATTTATACGTGTACGTGATGATAAGAATTGTGAAGATGCTACAACTGCACAGCAAGTGGCAGAGATGTACAACAACCAAgaacagataaaaaataaaacgacagATGCTAAAACAACAgaagaagatttttattaa
- the LOC127065197 gene encoding AP-2 complex subunit mu: MIGGLFVYNHKGEVLISRVYRDDIGRNAVDAFRVNVIHARQQVRSPVTNIARTSFFHIKRANIWLAAVTKQNVNAAMVFEFLLKIIDVMQSYFGKISEENIKNNFVLIYELLDEILDFGYPQNCDTGVLKTFITQQGVKSATKEEQAQITSQVTGQIGWRREGIKYRRNELFLDVLEYVNLLMSPQGQVLSAHVAGKVVMKSYLSGMPECKFGINDKIVMESKGMKGGGGLGGGGDDPSGARSGKPVVVIDDCQFHQCVKLSKFETEHSISFIPPDGEFELMRYRTTKDISLPFRVIPLVREVGRTKMEVKAVLKSNFKPSLLGQKIEVRVPTPLNTAGVQLICLKGKAKYKASENAIVWKIKRMAGMKETQLSAEIDLLETDTKKKWTRPPISMNFEVPFAPSGFKVRYLKVFESKLNYSDHDVIKWVRYIGRSGLYETRC; this comes from the exons ATGATAGGgggtttatttgtttataatcaTAAAGGAGAGGTACTCATATCCAGAGTATATCGTGATGACATTGGTCGAAATGCTGTTGATGCATTTCGAGTTAATGTTATCCATGCACGCCAACAAGTACGCTCTCCTGTGACCAATATCGCTAGAACgtcattttttcatataaaacgtGCTAATATCTGGTTGGCTGCTGTCACTAAGCAAAATGTCAATGCTGCAATGGTATTTGAATTTCTTCTCAAGATCATTGACGTCATGCAATCATATTTCGGTAAAATATCAGAGGAAAATATCAAGAACAATTTTGTATTGATTTATGAATTACTCGATG aAATTTTGGATTTTGGATATCCTCAAAATTGTGACACCGGTGTATTAAAAACCTTTATTACTCAACAAGGAGTTAAATCAGCAACAAAAGAGGAACAAGCTCAAATAACATCACAAGTAACAGGGCAGATAGGATGGCGACGAGAAGGTATAAAATATCGTCGTAATGAACTTTTCCTGGATGTATTAGAATATGTGAATCTCTTGATGAGCCCGCAAGGCCAAGTTCTTAGTGCACACGTTGCAGGAAAG GTGGTAATGAAGTCTTACTTGTCTGGCATGCCAGAATGTAAATTTGGTATCAATGATAAAATTGTTATGGAATCTAAAGGCATGAAAGGGGGTGGTGGGTTAGGAGGTGGAGGTGATGATCCTTCTGGTGCTAGATCTGGTAAACCCGTTGTTGTTATCGACGATTGCCAATTTCATCAGTGTGTTAAGCTCAGTAAATTCGAAACGGAACATTCCATTAGTTTTATACCACCTGATGGTGAATTTGAGTTAATgag GTATCGTACGACAAAAGATATATCGTTACCGTTCCGCGTTATTCCATTGGTTAGAGAAGTGGGTCGCACGAAAATGGAAGTTAAAGCTGTTTTGAAATCAAACTTTAAACCTTCATTGCTGGGACAAAAAATAGAAGTACGCGTACCGACACCTTTAAATACTGCAGGAGTACAGTTGATTTGTTTGAAAGGAAAAGCCAAATATAAAGCATCTGAAAATGCTATTGTTTGGAAGATAAAACGAATGGCTGGTATGAAGGAAACGCAACTTTCAGCAGAAATCGATTTGCTTGAAAcagatacaaaaaagaaatggacaAGGCCACCGATATCAATGAACTTTGAGGTACCATTCGCTCCATCAGGTTTTAAAGTTCGTTATCTGAAAGTATTTGAATCTAAGTTGAATTACTCTGATCATGATGTTATAAAATGGGTTAGATATATAGGTCGGAGTGGCTTGTACGAGACGCGGTGCTAG
- the LOC127065194 gene encoding DNA ligase 1 isoform X2 — translation MIQRSITSFFTKKNTDNSEDNLSNTSVKHAKELSSGKGKEKGKRKRQDSPNNKNSTRSPESITKNEDQEDANNSMQERKKNKKSNTPKKATKKSIKVKEQQLDSSAELESSIVQESTKSIKKNEKEENKVLGVFQLDNSKNNESYESSIDSSDEGDHEEKKNISGKKSDTESNTESSDSESEREVLKRSKITKKTNKKNNFFAPKENKSPKSNKEDNKTSTVDLYDPSAPKYHPINDACWKKGEMVPYIALTRTLELIEETSARLKIIDILSNYFRSVIVLSPNDLLPSIYLCLNQLAPAYEGIILGVAETNLLKAIAQCTGRTLAQLKVDVQNVGDIGIVAEGSRSNQRTMFQPAPLTVSRVYTTLKEIAQMIGHSSLSKKLDKIQTLFVACRFTEARYFIRSLAGKLRVGLAEQSLLQALALACTKTPPEQNYPFKTLNVSKNMSRENFKQKYDEIALVIKTTYCECPNYDLIIPVLLKEGVQSLPERCKITPGVPIKPMLAHPTKGVQEVLTRFEGLKFTCEWKYDGERAQIHLKDNGEISIYSRNQENNTSKYPDIIARFKNTRKDNVTNCILDCESVAWDKENKQILPFQVLSTRKRKDANEADIKVQVCVFMFDLLYLNNESLVQKPFLERRQLLKEYFMEVEGEWKFATNLDTSKIEEVQDFLEESVKGNCEGLMVKTLEKEATYEIAKRSRNWLKLKKDYLDGMGDTLDLVVIGGYIGKGKRTGTYGGFLLACYDKENEEYQSLCKIGTGFSEEDLQKHTQFFKEHLISQSKSYYRFDSSHEPDHWFEPIQVWEIKCADLSLSPVHRAAIGIVDSEKGISVRFPRFIRVRDDKNCEDATTAQQVAEMYNNQEQIKNKTTDAKTTEEDFY, via the exons ATGATACAACGAAGCATAac atcattttttacaaaaaaaaatacagacaACAGTGAGGATAATTTAAG TAATACTAGTGTCAAACATGCAAAAGAGTTAAGTtctggaaaaggaaaagaaaaaggaaaacgaaaacgacAAGACAGTccaaataacaaaaattcaactag ATCTCCTGAATCAATTACTAAAAATGAGGATCAAGAAGATGCAAATAATTcaa tgcaagaaagaaaaaaaaataaaaaatctaatacACCTAAAAAAGCTactaaaaaatcgataaaagtaaaagaacagCAATTAGATTCAAGTGCAGAGTTGGAATCAAGTATTGTGCAAGAATCCACAAaatctataaagaaaaatgagaaagaagaaaataaagttttagGAGTGTTTCAATTAGATAATTCTAAGAATAATGAAAGTTATGAATCT tCAATAGATAGTTCAGACGAAGGAgatcacgaagaaaaaaaaaatatttctggaAAAAAATCTGATACTGAATCAAATACTGAATCAAGTGATtcagaaagtgaaagagaagttTTGAAACGATCTAAAATTACCAAAAAAactaataagaagaataatttctttg CacctaaagaaaataaatctccCAAATCTAATAAGGAGGACAACAAAACATCTACTGTTGACCTTTACGATCCAAGTGCACCTAAGTATCATCCAATAAATGATGCTTGTTGGAAAAAAGGTGAAAT GGTACCATATATTGCATTAACTAGAACTTTGGAATTGATAGAAGAGACAAGTGccagattaaaaataattgacatATTATCAAATTACTTTCGTTCCGTTATAGTTTTAAGTCCAAACGATTTATTAccaagtatatatttatgtttgaaTCAATTAGCACCTGCATACGAAG GTATTATTCTAGGAGTGGCAGAAACGAATCTTTTGAAGGCAATAGCACAGTGTACTGGTCGAACACTGGCTCAATTAAAAGTAGATGTACAAAATGTTGGTGATATTGGCATTGTGGCTGAAGGAAGTCGTTCAAACCAGAGAACTATGTTCCAACCAGCACCACTTACAGTGTCGCGTGTATATACAACCTTGAAAGAAATCGCACAAATGATAGGTCATTCA tctctttccaagaaattagataaaattcaGACCCTTTTTGTTGCATGTCGTTTCACTGAAGCTAGATACTTTATTAGATCTTTAGCTGGCAAGTTACGAGTCGGTTTGGCAGAGCAATCTCTTTTGcag gCATTGGCATTAGCATGTACTAAGACACCACCTGAGCAGAATTATCCATTTAAAACTTTAAATGTCAGTAAAAATATGTCACgtgaaaatttcaaacaaaaatatgatgAAATTGCTCTTGTAATCAAAACTACCTACTG tGAATGTCCTAATTATGATCTAATCATACCAGTATTACTAAAAGAAGGGGTTCAGTCTCTACCAGAAAGATGTAAAATTACTCCAGGAGTACCTATTAAACCTATGCTGGCACATCCTACAAAGGGAGTCCAAGAAGTTTTAACGCGATTTGAAGGCTTAAAGTTTACATGCGAGTGGAAATACGACGGTGAAAGAGCACAG aTTCATCTGAAGGACAATGGTGAAATTAGTATTTACAGTagaaatcaagaaaataatacttccAAGTATCCTGATATAATTGCGCGTTTCAAAAATACACGAAAAGATAATGTTACTAATTGTATTCTCGACTGTGAATCAGTAGCCTGGGAtaaggaaaataaacaaattcttcCATTCCAAGTATTGAGTACCCGTAAACgcaaa gaTGCTAACGAAGCAGATATCAAAGTACAAGTCTGTGTATTTATGTTCgacttattatatttaaacaatgaaTCTCTCGTTCAAAAACCATTTTTAGAACGTCGTCagcttttaaaagaatatttcatggAAGTAGAGGGAGAATGGAAATTTGCTACAAACTTAGATACTTCAAAGATAGAAGAAGTTCAAGACTTTTTGGAAGAATCTGTAAAAg gaaaTTGTGAAGGGTTAATGGTTAaaacattagaaaaagaagcaacGTATGAAATTGCTAAACGGTCTCGAAATTGGTTGAAAttgaagaaagattatttagaTGGAATGGGTGATACATTAGATTTAGTAGTAATTGGTGGATATAttgggaaaggaaagagaactgGTACTTATGGAGGTTTTCTTTTGGCTTGctatgataaagaaaatgaggaGTATCAGAGTTTGTGTAAA attGGAACTGGATTTAGCGAAGAAGATCTTCAAAAGCATACgcaatttttcaaagaacatTTGATATCACAATCGAAGTCGTATTATCGTTTCGATTCAAGTCACGAACCGGATCATTGGTTCGAACCTATTCAAGTTTGGGAAATAAAATGTGCAGATCTTTCTTTGTCACCTGTCCATAGAGCTGCTATCGGAAtt gTCGATTCGGAAAAAGGCATATCAGTACGATTCCCACGATTTATACGTGTACGTGATGATAAGAATTGTGAAGATGCTACAACTGCACAGCAAGTGGCAGAGATGTACAACAACCAAgaacagataaaaaataaaacgacagATGCTAAAACAACAgaagaagatttttattaa